TTTGCTAAAATGGTCCCAttactctcttcttttctttcccATCTCCATAATGTTTTCTTCTCCCATGTCAACGACtcctgtaaaaatatatttataccctAATGTCTAATCAAATGCATTATTTGACAAAACGCCCAAATATATACGATTTCGGATTCGTACTCTCTCGCATCGGGATGTAACAAAATTGTCTCATGTATAGATATGCCATGTAAAACAAAATCTTTCTCTTTGACACGGTTTTTGGTGTGCTTCCGGAAAGTATCCGATCTCATGAATAATCAAACACGTTTTCTGCCACCGCCATCAGATAAATTCAATGAACAAAAGTCATGGGCAAGAAGGTCTTATCGTGTTTGCAAGGTTTGGtgtcaaaattttcaaatatttcgcTATTGAACTACAAGGTTTTAGTGCGTTTGTGAGACGTTGGTCATGTTTCCGAACCATTAACTTCAAATATGTTATCTGTACCGGAGTACAGTCAAAcagatatataataattttgcaTGACTTTAACCATATATATAGTAACTGCTAATTTtatcttgtgtttttttttgctaagaatttTATCTTGTGttgaaattattaattaatgcGAGATATTTCTTCTCTAATAGTGTCTGTCATTCGAGGTGACGGTTCTTTTGGCCATTGATTTTGGAATGTTAAGACATGGATGATAAACCAAGTTTGTTGATCAAATCGGTAATAGCATGGATCGAATTTTGATAAACGTGTTTTCAACCTAAAACTAACCAATAATAAAaggatttttatatgttaagcTAGATCCTAAAATCAATTGGTGATAAATGCAGTGACcaatctattttatatattactaaggATCTCTTCCAACATTCGATGTGGGACACTTCGTGTCTAATACGTCCCTTCGAGATGATGATTCTTTGAGCGTCAATCTCGGAATGCTCGGACAAGGATCGATTGACCAACTTTGGGCCAGATCGATGTGACTGAGTGGATCGaactctgataccatattaagatagatgagcttccaacctaaaaccaattggtgataattggagcatctatcttatatattactaaggaTTTCTTCCAACATCCGACGTGAGACACTTTGTGTTTAATATTATCTTATATactagttaatatttttaacttaacTTCCAATATGCATGTTTGAAACTTTATCTTTAGTAGAAGTACATTCAgacaaataaaatacatattctGGTAAGACTTTTGGGGCTTTAGCAGACACTATATATCCGACCAGTATCCACTTGTTGATAACATCAAACCATGTCCGTTGGTCATTAGAAGCGTGTAAATTATTACTTTATTAgcattatatcatatataattGCTATAAAGTCATCGTAATGCAACAAAATAGCTAGGTGGTTATAACGTCACTGTGTTCACGTAGACATGAACAACTGAACATGTATCACGTATACAGTTGACCAATATATCTAAATGTTAAATCTTATGTAATAATACATAGACCAAACACAATCAATCACAGTCAAGACCGTTGCATACTTGGTAGTTATTATAACAACTAAACACATAATTAATATCTTATCATGCATGGTGTTGGTTCTGTTGGATTTTGAATAAGAGGCGTTAAGTCAATGAATAAGCCATGCATACAATGAAATAAAACTAGCAAGGactctttttaaaaatcttgGAACATAAGCTATGACTCGCTTAGTTCAAGGTTTTTTGTAGGAAACAAAACTGCAAGCATTGATAAATCCTAATCAGCTTCTATTTCCCGTTTCACTAGCAAGGactctttttaaaaatcttgGAACATAAGCTATGACTCGCTTAGTTCAAGGTTTTTTGTAGGAAACAAAACTGCAAGCATTGATAAATCCTAATCAGCTTCTATTTCCCGTTTCACATGTTAcaattaattatgaaaatttaggAAAATGTAGTTTTCACCTGTCAGAAATGAAACAATCCGTTTGAAGAATGTTTGGCGGAAAAAGTATGCTTGCCTTTTTGTTAATCGCCACTAAAATATTGACCTTTATGCGGATGGTAAGTTTCCCAAGAAATACACACATGAAGATACATCTAAGTGAATTAAATAATGAGTTATTAGGAGACAAAGTTAGCAACGTAGCGTAAAACCATGCAAAGTGTTTGAAGGCCTCAACGTAGAGACAAAGAGTAAGAGATTTAAAACCTCTTGGGATAAACAACGAAGCATATGcatcaaaaccctaatcctcCTTTTTGCATGTTCCGATGGGTAGCTAGATTTTAGGTCTATATTACTAATATAGTAAATATgtaatagtataaaatatacataaactCATATTAAGCGGTCAGTCTGAGGAGGCTATAACTATGAGAGAGAAGACACAAGTTTGTATTTTCACTTTCGCTAGGACGTTTTCTCTGGTTAGGGTCGGTGGATTCTTCAGACAGAAGAGGGGCCACATGAACACCATAATCTGACCTTCTCTACTCTTTCCTTCTTCTCACCCATACATTTGCATgttctctctttctcctctATCATCGACGACTCTTAGtttatctctttctctctatcaatATCTTCATTTATTACACGATCTCTCTGTCTTATGCATTTATAACAATCACGATATCTTCAAACCGTCATATCTCTTTCTAGCTCTATATATATTGGTCGGCAATCGTCGATTGGCTATAGCCATCTCTTTTTTAGCTTATTACTCGTCGTGAATATGTTGAGGACTAGTTGCTTCTGTTTCTTTGTTATTGGTTTTGTAATCCTTTCTCGGACTTATTTATGTGAGTCTCGCCGTCTTGGACCCATGGAGAAGAAGCTCCATGTGAATCGCGATAACTTAATTGCGAAGGTAAGcccctttgatttttttttatgttagtgCCTGTGTTGTTTTGAAAAATGTTAGGGTTTGTTCGTGTATGTGCAATAAAATGTAGGGTATATTCGTAAGAAAACAGTTTTGACTAATTCATATGCGCATATATAGTACAACAAATTACGGATTTGACTATTTCCTGATCGTGGAGATGTTAATATTGACATGCGTAACTGCAACCGGTTAATTTGTGTTTGAGGCCGTGTTAACTTTAAATATGcgtgtttattttattatttagctgattgaatttcatattttctCACTTGAAACCAAATATACTTTATACTGAAGATTTGTAGGTAGGGTCCGTCCAAACGAACTAAAACCAATAAGAACTTTGGGTGTCAAGTAGTGTCGCCAGTTGCACTTATGCTTCTTCAAATCACCTGTATTTGGAATAGGGTTTTTATTGAACATAAAATGTGtagttagttaaaaaaaaaaaaaaaaaaaatgtgtagtTAGTTTAATTCTATAGAACAATAAATCAACAGAAAACTAATTAAACACGTTATATTATACAACGATATAAATTCCTTTTCCATGGCACAGAACAACGAAGAGATTAAAAAGCTAGAAGCCCCGTCGACAAAAGACACGAAAACCTTATCAGGCGAAGCACCGATCGAACATGCCGTAGGTGATCATGGTGAGTTCAATGAGAAGAATACGAAGGACGATTGCAGAGTAAACCGAGCTTCACTAGTCAAAACAAGTGTGTCGTCAAAAAGAGTCTCAAAAACTTGGAAAGTTCCCAAATATTCAAAGAAGCTGCCTAGGCCGGATCAGGAACATCCCGGATTCAATCTTGATTATATGCAGCCCACTACGCACCCACCTCATCATAATTAACCTTATAGTGATCAAGTTTCCATAttgtgatttatatatatacaataattttaagTCACACGAAGAATGTCGTCCACATTCTAACTCTTTCACTATATATGGTCACAAACGACCTAGTTATAAgcttataactaaaatatttatgtaaaattagTTAGAAAACAGGTTCTTGATATTTGTTCAGTACACGCTTTCGCGCTCATACATCAATAACGATGCACTATATATATTTACGCGTCTTTACATGCACATGCATGTGTACCtttgttgtgatttttttgtgtgtttgtcaAAATCCTTTGATGAATTGTTGTGATAAAATTCGCAAGTGTTTGCATTTAAAAATGTGTGCATTTTGGTTGTTAACAAATTGTTATTAAGGTACCACTAGTCAAAATGCCTTATTTCTATAGAAATACAGTACATCCGCGTGCACAGTCACTGTTAACGATGTCCAAAAAGGACGAAGATCCCGCGTTTGGTTCCAATGCAATCAGGTTGTCCCAAATCTACGTCTCATAAAAGACTTAAGTTTAAGTTGACttcataaaactcataaaacaacaagttgacaaaaaaactcataaaacaaCAATgcaatatatatgaatatatataacaaCAATGCAAGCAATTTTCTTTATGATATAGTACTCCCACTGTTTcgaaaaatttatgtttaaaaaaattgttttaaaaatatatattttcacattttcaaAGCATTATTTAGTGGTAAAGTATACACTTGGACAAAATGTGTTTATTAAAATTccattggttaaaagttaagaaaatatatagttaactacaaaaataatgtattattaatcaaaattttaatatatttttaatatatgtgaaaattctaaaacttGTATCTCTTTGAAAtagatgaaatatatttttcattaaggcgtttgtttgtttgtttcctgAAATTTTGTGTCTATTTTTGTGAGCGAAAAGATGTGAGTTAACATAAATCCTCCAAATCCTCCAAGTGGGTTCTCatcttttgaataaaatgatgtaaaataattttctacatacaaaaatatcatttacttTAAATAGAACGATTTTTTCAATCAGTTTCAcacataaatagaaaaaaactaaaagcaaAATAAAGATTATGAAGAAAATATGGGATATATTTACTCTATTATTCATATATCACACATCTTTATCGTATTCATCTTGATTCATCATTTATCTCCTACATTAACCATTTACCATTTACATCCCAAAAATATGGATAGCAACTACTTGAGTGTCAGGCCCATTTAATTGTAATGGCCCATAAGCCCATTAAACGTTCCCGCCTGAAAAGAAATCTGGAATTTCCAATTTCTAAAACCTAAAAGCAACACAAAAGGGGGGGATTAAAGATAGTCTGTGTGGGTTTGTTGGAGACTTGAGAGAGATTTCAACCTGAAGAATGGAGGGAAAGCAAGCTGGATCTTCTCTAGATTCGTTGATTTCTTCCTTCAACAAACGAGTCTCCGAGTTGCAGGAACTCGTCATCGCCCGGAACAGTGAGTCGCGTTTTCTCATCAGCTCGAACActctaaaaaaatcaattcgACTGACCTAATTTTTGATTCTCTTCCGCAGTGTATCCGGCGAGCAGTGTTCCGGATTTAACGGCGATCGACACGGCGTTGAGCTCGATGGAGCTTCAGGTGCAGTCCATCAAGGATCGGCTTCGTGAAGAGACCGAAGCTATTCCAAAAGCCAAGGTACAGTCTCGATTACTTTAACTTCCGAAATTGGATTCTAGAAGCGGCCATTAGATGTGTAATCGATTAGGTGTTGATTGTAGAAACTTATTGAGGCATCGCTGAAACAACAAGAGAAGCTGCAGAGGATGTCCGTTTATGCGCCGTCACACTTTCCTGATAAGACTACAATGTTGAATTCTGATATAAACAGATGGTATATGCACATATATTGATTGAGTAGTCCTTTTTTTACTTCATTATGGTTTTTATACTAAGATTAGTGGGTTACTTACTACAAGTTTGCTCCAAGAAAATGTCAAGAAGCATGAACAGAGTTCTGCTCTTAGGTCTTTGAAATCTGAGGAGGATGCACCTGTTCTACCCAAGGTAGGACTTGCATATACTGTGTTCTTCTCCTAAGACACGTTATGGTCATGATTATATGGCTAAATCTTTTTGGGTTTCGTTTACAGGAGAAGAAAGGTCGTGGGTCTCCTCCGCTTTGGCACATAACTGTTGATGAGCTCGATTCCCTCTCGTcgtaagtatattttttttttcctctccaTGTGTGCATATTGTTCTGAGATGTTTCTCGAAAATGTGGAAAAGATACATGAGAGGTAGGCTCACCCTAGAGAAAGTGAATGCGGCTATCAATGACATGGTTTCATACGCTGAAGCAAATGCTCATCTTATTTCAGCTCCAAAACAAAAGGTATTTATTATTCACGTACGTCCTGCTCTGTTTATGTGTGTTTCGGAATTGATTACTGACTTATTTGTTTGTTACTTTTGTGGAAGCTTGCTGAAAACCTCTGGGAGAAAGCACTGGTAAGCTATATTTCCTCTAAAGAATGTCACGAAAAGCTATTTTATGGATTCTTATGCTTATTGCTGAATAtcttgttgagatgaggtaagtAACTGATTATCTTGAAACTCTTGTCTGTAGAAACTGCGAGACATTGTAACATCCGGTGCACTGAAGGGAAAACACTTCTTTCTTGAAACTGACATGAAGGGGCCAATGTTGAAGCTAGACAACACAGGCAAAGCAATACTTACAGTAAGTATCATTTTCTgcttctttgatttcaaacaacAGACAGAATTTTTATGTCACCAGGAGCCGGAGTTGGACAACAACAAcacttcaaatacaaaataattgtcGTCTTTCTTGTATTTAACAGGTTCTTAGACACCTTGGTCGTGTTAGTGAGACTCGCATTGGTCAAAACCGCGTCATCATTCTTATGAAGCCTAATTAGAGAAGAAACCAACTTTTCTCAAGTTTATGTAGCCACATCAATTTATTGCTTATCTGAAGCCTCCTTTAGACGGTATGCTTATTCGTTAAACGCATTAAGCCCAAATCGCAAACACATTTAGGCATACACGTTTCGCGGATAAGCGtatagcaaatcgcaaacatcgttgtgagataagaacaaaacgtttcgcggaaatgctagaaagcaaatcgcaaacacggttCCAAAACCCGTTTCTATTAATCGTTTATCAACCCGATTAAAGCTTTAAACATAAAGCGATtttgagttaagattgtagaagccggaaaaccggactgacataaacgatagaataaaaaaaacgatgttaaggaaataaacgaatgtaaaaaaacgaatacaagaacgataagaaatcgtattcgcaaagagacatggagtcgagatatgatctctttctttaactcaaaatattcgctccgttagtgagacgggactgtacgaatatagagtcccaggatacaaccatggcagacgaatcacgcctcactcgtgatcgccctatcgaactataaactctacgaaacactctctagaCTTACGTTGAGGGATCTGGTGATTTTTTGTTGCGTAaaaacttaaagaaaaatgaaggaggagacgagtttttaaagaagagaagacgagccatTTTCCGTAACTAATGCCGCACGTGCGCACGTTGGCGGAAATCTCGCGAGGATCTCGGAGGCGAGGCGTTACGAAACTTCCTCCGCAAGATCTTTTCTCGTTTAAACTTATCGTCAAGAAGAGAGACAGCATGTTGTTTTTTAAACGAACTAGatgttgtttaaaattaaatgcaTGTCGTTTTTCGGGAATTAAATGGCtaaacgttgagcttaacttggtccaaaaagaatattcttatcgGGCCGGAGGCCCTCCACCAAGGCCCAAGGCCCAAGGCCCAAGGCCCAAGACCCAcgccgagccggccggacggcggcggcggcgcgcgcgtggggagctctctcttcctctgagctgtttaacctctcatgtcatgaagacatatatatactcctcaaaATCAACTCTCCCAACCAATGTGGGATGTTGTTAACTTCATTTCATTAAAGCCAACAAGGCTTTTTATAAGAACCCATAGGCCCATTTGTTTTCACATTTtgccatatattatttgagccaCTAGGCTAAATAATTAGGCCCAACAAATCTTTTAGACTGTTCTGCTAGGCCCAGAACCAACTAAATAGTGGTGTGTAATATGGACAATGACTTTGCCCGGCACCAGAACCAACCTCTTTTCGGTTCGTTCAAAATCCCAGCCTAATTTTGCCCTGCCCCTAAAAGTTTCTCATATTTGCACAAAAGTAGCAAAACTCGATTTCCGttactttgttgtttttttcaaaCTCCAAGCATTTGCggaaattattttattagtatatttgGTTCAAGTTCCAGTGTACAAATGGCCTGTCCCATTCAAATCTACAGAGTAGAAAAACTCGGTTTCGTTTTCATGTactttacttaaaaaaaatatacataaacctCCAGGGATCGTAAATGTTCGACTTGTCTATATAACTATGGTAAAACGTTCAAGCACAAAATAGACCACCGAGTTCATttgaacaaaaaacaaaattaggtTCATTCGACTATGTTAAATCATTATTATTCATATGTACAGAGAACGAGCAAATACAAAGAGGAAGTAAGAAATGGAATGGAGAATGTGGTCCAGAGAAGCAGGAGAGCAAGGGCTATATATGCCTCAGAAACATTCACAAATACACGTTTATTGATAATATGTCTGTCACAATCGTTTTGTCTTCTTTTTCATAACAACCAATAATTTGTTCGTGCAGAGACACGAAAAACATTATGCATAAAGACAACTCTAAATATCAGACCCTCTTATCGCATGGATACTCTTTTTCACATTTATTACCAACTAattcatatcatatcatataattatataatttatgttacaAGAACAGATGATCATAAATTCTCTTGTACAGCCATGTTTTAGACTATATAGAGTTCTCCACCACCATGCAGACGAATCATTTTTACTCGGACAAGAAAGATATGGTCTGTCCTACTCCTACGTAGTTAAtgattcaagtttttttttgtcagtgaTTCAAGTTTTTAATCCTCTCGATATTTGAGATTTTACTAACCCtcagtaaataataaatatatgccGCCTGAATAATGTGTGAACTGAAAATGCAATCATGAAATGAAAGTAAGTAAATCACcaccttttatatttttataaatggactatacaaaaatatgatttatatttaaattgtttGAACATAGATAGATAGAATTTTCTCCCTTTAAGCGGTACACAGACCAGATAAAACCAGAAGAgtctcctttttttcttttttccttctcctatatattttaaatttcattttaaaaaaactaaactttgATTCGTTACAGATAATTAGATGCTACTGGTATTTTAAGAAAACATAATTTGACTAAATTGTTACGTTACGTGTATTCACTACCTTATTACTTGGACCAAACACGTACGGCCCTAATAGAGCGGAGCTCGTTGCGGCGGCGTATTCTTCCTTCGGTTAAAAAAGTTCGCCGGAGCTTCCGTGTTAGTCGAGGATACCGCCGTGGTGACTCTTCGGCAAGTCGTAGTCAAGCTGCTTCTCTTCTTGCGAACGATTTCAGTTGCAGCGGTGCAAGCAAGCGCCTGACACAAAAACATGTCTACTCCTCCGTCACCGTCTGACCCGGAAGGTTCAAGAGTGGATGTGGTCACATCTTCGGTTAAGTTAAGAAAGTTGCAGACGCGGAGAAACCCTGAGAGTCCTCTTTGTCTCATTATGACGTCACTGATCTataaaaagcaaaacaaaaggaCAAATTCTTTTTCTGTAAAAAATGATCGTACACGCGTGTGATTAATGGTGCATGGTCGAAAAATAATACTAACAAACAGATATCGATTCAGAGATTAAgacataaataaatcaaaaacgtTTCTTTTTATACTTTCAGAGATAATTAAATGTTTGAAGAAAAGAACATCGAccataaaagtattaaaatcaaattgggtatttgatgaaatttgaaatattaaaaaaaatatagttaaggaaaacatatgttaattttaattagaagaagaagcagattCATTACCTTGCAGGAGAGAGAGCAGAAGAGGTAAGGAGATTGGAGAGACCGGTCACAGGTGCTGCAAAAGTTGCCGGAACCACGAAACTGTCGAGGGTGAGGCCGTTCATTGATGAACACAACTTTCGAACTGTTCACTATGTATGGCtttaatcatcatcatcatcatcatcatcatcatcatcaacgcATACACACAAAAGATGAAGAAACGCgtattgattaaaaagaaaGCAGCTGCATGAGCATTAATGGATTAAAAGAGTTTTTAATTACAGATTTTGAAAAACAGACCAACAAACAAACCTGAATTAAAGAGCAGTCCATTAGCTTCGAGCCATCCTCTACCCTCAAAACATCGTTATACATATATCTTCTTATCTGCAAAAGATTCCCAGCAACAACACAAAGTTTAagactttgtttttgttttcaaagaaagaaaaaaagtgaaattttgttttttttttaaatgagacCCGAAGAAGACGATGAGAGGTATGTGGAGGGAGACAGTGAGGGCAGATGCTAAGACAACAGTCGATGCACAAAATGTTCTTCTcgttcttcttttcttcttcatggTCCAAACAAGCGTTGAAAAACTTCTCCTTTAGCAAAACCTCAAGCCATGCAGGGAACTCTCTAGTCTCCATCTGCAAAATTGGAGCAGGACCCATGTTTCAATTTCGGGTTTTTAAgccaagaaaatgaaaaaattatctAAGAACAAAAGAATCGAACTCACCAcgactgtattttttttttaaatctctagTCTTCTGTAATATGGGAGGTTTTATATAGGGGAAAGGATAAGTAGAGGTGAAGGTCAGGCGAATTTGAGCTCTCAGTGGTGAAACTGACTC
The window above is part of the Brassica napus cultivar Da-Ae chromosome C8, Da-Ae, whole genome shotgun sequence genome. Proteins encoded here:
- the LOC106413329 gene encoding root meristem growth factor 10-like, with the translated sequence QSRYLQTVISLSSSIYIGRQSSIGYSHLFFSLLLVVNMLRTSCFCFFVIGFVILSRTYLCESRRLGPMEKKLHVNRDNLIAKNNEEIKKLEAPSTKDTKTLSGEAPIEHAVGDHGEFNEKNTKDDCRVNRASLVKTSVSSKRVSKTWKVPKYSKKLPRPDQEHPGFNLDYMQPTTHPPHHN
- the LOC106360175 gene encoding protein RGF1 INDUCIBLE TRANSCRIPTION FACTOR 1-like is translated as METREFPAWLEVLLKEKFFNACLDHEEEKKNEKNILCIDCCLSICPHCLPPHTSHRLLRIRRYMYNDVLRVEDGSKLMDCSLIQPYIVNSSKVVFINERPHPRQFRGSGNFCSTCDRSLQSPYLFCSLSCKISDVIMRQRGLSGFLRVCNFLNLTEDVTTSTLEPSGSDGDGGVDMFLCQALACTAATEIVRKKRSSLTTTCRRVTTAVSSTNTEAPANFFNRRKNTPPQRAPLY
- the LOC106414026 gene encoding spindle and kinetochore-associated protein 1 homolog, which gives rise to MEGKQAGSSLDSLISSFNKRVSELQELVIARNMYPASSVPDLTAIDTALSSMELQVQSIKDRLREETEAIPKAKKLIEASLKQQEKLQRMSVYAPSHFPDKTTMLNSDINRCLLQENVKKHEQSSALRSLKSEEDAPVLPKEKKGRGSPPLWHITVDELDSLSSYMRGRLTLEKVNAAINDMVSYAEANAHLISAPKQKLAENLWEKALKLRDIVTSGALKGKHFFLETDMKGPMLKLDNTGKAILTVLRHLGRVSETRIGQNRVIILMKPN